The Exiguobacterium acetylicum genome includes a window with the following:
- the hemA gene encoding glutamyl-tRNA reductase, translated as MHIVVVGLNNKTAPVSIREQVSFGEHEMKGAVVALRDEKSIFESVIVSTCNRTELYVVTDQPHTGRYYTKRFLANWFGLTMEELEPYLFIHEGFDAMKHLFRVTSGLDSMIVGETQILGQVKTSFFMAQKLETTGTVFNKLFKEAVTLAKRAHAETGIGENAVSVSAAAVTLAEQLLGSLEDKSIVVIGAGETGELTTLNLYEAGARDITVFNRTLAKAEEVANRFEGSAHSINEMQCGLLRADIVISSTGAKRAIIKREDIAAAQLFRHDRPFLLIDIAVPRDIEPTVGDLPGVHLYDVDDLTSIVQQNMAERMKEAAKIERRIEAAIAEFEGWMTTLGVVPIITELRDQALRIQQETMQSLERKLPEMSKREKTVIGKHMKSIINQLLREPLSYIKDAAAKPDADERIAQFMDTFALNEDLFEGFEEDVMTSEETTPSAKAVNR; from the coding sequence ATGCATATCGTAGTGGTCGGCTTGAATAACAAAACAGCGCCAGTATCAATACGCGAACAAGTCTCATTTGGGGAGCATGAGATGAAGGGAGCGGTCGTCGCATTGCGCGATGAAAAAAGTATTTTTGAGAGTGTTATCGTCTCGACATGTAACCGGACCGAATTATACGTCGTAACGGATCAACCGCATACAGGACGGTATTATACAAAACGTTTCCTCGCGAACTGGTTCGGTTTGACGATGGAAGAACTTGAGCCATATCTCTTCATTCACGAAGGATTTGATGCGATGAAACATCTGTTCCGCGTAACAAGTGGACTCGATTCGATGATCGTTGGTGAGACGCAAATCCTTGGTCAAGTCAAAACGAGCTTCTTCATGGCACAAAAGCTTGAAACAACAGGAACGGTCTTTAATAAACTTTTCAAAGAAGCGGTCACGCTCGCCAAACGGGCTCACGCAGAAACTGGAATCGGTGAAAATGCCGTTTCTGTCAGTGCTGCTGCCGTCACGCTTGCCGAACAGTTACTCGGATCGCTTGAAGATAAATCAATCGTCGTCATCGGTGCGGGAGAAACCGGCGAACTGACGACGCTCAACTTATATGAAGCTGGGGCACGTGATATCACGGTCTTTAACCGGACGTTAGCCAAAGCAGAAGAGGTCGCGAATCGGTTCGAAGGATCGGCACATTCGATTAACGAGATGCAGTGCGGTTTGCTTCGGGCAGACATCGTCATCTCTTCAACAGGTGCAAAACGTGCCATCATCAAACGGGAAGACATCGCGGCAGCGCAATTGTTCCGGCACGATCGCCCATTCCTCTTGATTGATATCGCTGTTCCACGTGACATCGAACCGACTGTTGGTGATTTGCCAGGCGTTCACTTGTATGACGTCGATGATCTCACATCAATCGTTCAACAAAACATGGCGGAACGGATGAAGGAAGCAGCGAAGATCGAACGACGAATCGAAGCGGCGATCGCTGAGTTTGAAGGATGGATGACGACACTTGGTGTCGTGCCAATCATCACGGAACTCCGAGACCAAGCGTTACGGATTCAACAAGAAACGATGCAGAGCTTAGAACGGAAATTACCGGAGATGTCAAAACGAGAGAAAACCGTCATCGGTAAACACATGAAATCCATCATCAATCAGTTGTTGCGTGAACCGTTATCTTATATCAAAGATGCGGCAGCGAAACCAGATGCCGATGAGCGGATTGCACAGTTCATGGATACGTTTGCATTAAATGAAGACTTGTTCGAAGGTTTTGAAGAAGACGTCATGACGTCAGAAGAGACAACACCTTCCGCAAAAGCTGTGAACCGGTGA
- a CDS encoding uroporphyrinogen-III synthase, whose protein sequence is MTYKQVLFTGSRPLTNEQVARLHAFAIESVHYPVIETRPVSFTLPQGIDWLIVTSPNGVHRIADALPELTQTKIAVVGRKTADVLLKYGRQADFVPSTFTGDALVEELGPYLSDGDRIVFARGNRSRQAPVDQLRKLNRFTIEDIITYETVTRRLPEALVKTVTYIGLQSPSAVEAIAPLAPQATFIVIGTITEQAAKAAGLQPIHVAREFTVDGMIDRIIEEESA, encoded by the coding sequence ATGACTTATAAGCAGGTTCTGTTTACAGGGAGTCGACCACTGACGAACGAGCAGGTGGCTCGACTACACGCATTTGCGATTGAGAGTGTACACTATCCGGTCATTGAAACGCGACCTGTTTCGTTTACGTTACCGCAGGGAATTGATTGGCTCATCGTGACAAGTCCGAATGGTGTCCACCGGATTGCTGACGCGTTGCCTGAATTAACACAGACCAAGATCGCAGTCGTCGGTCGAAAGACGGCGGACGTGCTTTTAAAGTACGGAAGACAAGCCGATTTCGTACCTTCGACTTTTACAGGAGATGCGCTCGTCGAAGAGCTTGGACCATACTTGTCTGACGGTGATCGTATTGTGTTTGCGCGGGGGAATCGGTCGCGTCAAGCACCAGTCGATCAGTTACGGAAACTGAATCGATTTACGATTGAGGATATCATCACTTATGAAACCGTCACACGTCGACTACCTGAAGCACTTGTCAAAACTGTCACCTATATTGGACTGCAGAGTCCTTCCGCTGTCGAAGCGATTGCTCCGTTAGCCCCGCAGGCGACATTCATCGTTATCGGGACGATCACAGAGCAAGCAGCGAAAGCAGCCGGACTTCAACCGATTCATGTCGCCCGTGAATTCACGGTCGATGGCATGATTGATCGTATCATTGAGGAGGAATCAGCATGA
- a CDS encoding HEAT repeat domain-containing protein translates to MDPKSRGWPMMQAILVFIVVLVLLQGGALVYLVVQKRKRANREHARRDWQLAFRDDIYDYATGERQDMPLIEKENEDLAELELFALSNLTATPEHLERIKAFVAANMQGYYEQQLKHRRIDRRLNAYEAVSQFRLGAVAPMIQSRWGKTLEKEESDVIVRTLVSLSQQDAIAIAKQENDISFFGAILAVGRSQDLAEWVAEFEELTLSFKLAILQLIFDRDETRYIALVRDKTTDENPEIRKRALRALTRIGLEEDWALYVPYLEEESSWVEQMLALRFLEHVVPEDAIPAILPFVGSRSWWVRTAAFDALLSCGGIEQLAKVASTHPDRYARQKATERLAKEMKHHVV, encoded by the coding sequence ATGGATCCGAAAAGTCGAGGATGGCCGATGATGCAGGCGATTCTAGTATTCATCGTCGTGCTAGTGCTCTTGCAAGGTGGAGCATTAGTCTATCTCGTCGTTCAAAAACGAAAACGCGCCAACCGCGAGCATGCACGGCGCGATTGGCAACTCGCCTTTCGAGATGACATCTACGACTATGCGACGGGCGAGCGACAGGATATGCCGCTGATTGAAAAAGAAAACGAGGATTTAGCTGAGCTTGAGCTATTCGCGTTGTCCAACTTGACAGCAACACCGGAGCATCTTGAACGGATAAAAGCATTCGTAGCTGCGAACATGCAAGGGTATTACGAACAACAATTGAAGCATCGCCGGATTGACCGTCGCCTAAACGCCTATGAAGCCGTCTCTCAATTCCGTTTGGGAGCAGTCGCGCCGATGATTCAATCACGATGGGGGAAAACGCTCGAGAAGGAAGAGAGTGATGTCATCGTCCGGACACTCGTCTCATTATCCCAACAAGATGCGATTGCGATTGCCAAACAAGAAAATGACATTAGCTTCTTTGGTGCGATTCTTGCGGTCGGACGTAGTCAAGACTTAGCAGAATGGGTGGCTGAGTTTGAAGAGTTGACCCTATCATTTAAGTTAGCGATTCTTCAGTTGATCTTCGACCGAGATGAGACGCGCTATATCGCGCTCGTCCGTGATAAGACAACAGATGAAAATCCAGAAATCCGTAAACGTGCGCTCCGCGCGCTTACACGAATCGGCCTTGAAGAAGACTGGGCATTATATGTCCCTTACTTGGAAGAAGAATCGAGCTGGGTTGAGCAAATGCTTGCCCTTCGTTTCTTAGAGCACGTCGTTCCAGAAGATGCGATACCAGCGATCTTGCCGTTTGTCGGCAGTCGTTCTTGGTGGGTCCGTACAGCAGCCTTTGATGCATTGCTCTCTTGTGGTGGGATTGAACAATTAGCTAAGGTCGCAAGTACACACCCCGACCGGTATGCGCGACAAAAAGCAACAGAACGGTTGGCAAAGGAGATGAAACATCATGTCGTCTGA
- the hemC gene encoding hydroxymethylbilane synthase, giving the protein MRKIIVGSRSSKLAMTQTKWVIDQLKQAGAPYEFEIKNIITKGDRILDVTLSKVGGKGLFVKEIEQQMIDEEIDFAVHSMKDLPSELPDGLIIGATPARVDARDALITKTGEGLASLPEGAIVGTSSLRRGSQLLKLRPDLKIESIRGNIDTRLDKLKNGPFDGILLAAAGLQRMGWSEDVVSEYLSTEDMIPAVGQGILGIECREHDQEVRDLLHLIHDQMTEKVAYAERAFLAAIEGSCHVPVGGFATINEDMSTTLVGFIGSVDGEQILLERESGLDPMQLGQDVAERLLASGGREILATLPDDL; this is encoded by the coding sequence ATGCGAAAAATCATTGTTGGATCGCGAAGCTCGAAGCTAGCGATGACACAGACGAAATGGGTCATTGACCAGTTGAAACAAGCCGGCGCACCGTATGAGTTCGAAATTAAGAACATCATCACAAAAGGGGACCGCATTTTGGATGTGACGCTCTCGAAAGTCGGCGGAAAAGGATTATTCGTAAAAGAGATCGAACAGCAGATGATTGATGAAGAAATCGATTTTGCCGTTCATAGCATGAAGGATTTACCTTCTGAATTGCCAGACGGTCTCATCATCGGTGCAACACCGGCACGTGTTGATGCCCGTGATGCCTTGATCACGAAAACAGGAGAAGGCCTTGCTTCCTTGCCAGAAGGTGCAATCGTTGGTACGAGTAGCTTACGTCGCGGATCGCAATTGCTAAAACTCCGCCCTGATTTAAAAATCGAATCGATTCGTGGAAATATTGATACACGACTCGATAAATTAAAGAACGGTCCATTTGACGGGATTCTGCTTGCAGCAGCTGGTCTACAACGGATGGGTTGGTCTGAAGACGTCGTTTCGGAATATCTTTCAACAGAAGACATGATTCCAGCTGTCGGTCAAGGGATCCTTGGCATCGAATGTCGGGAACATGACCAGGAAGTACGCGACCTCTTGCACCTGATCCATGATCAGATGACAGAAAAAGTGGCTTACGCAGAGCGTGCTTTCTTAGCAGCAATCGAAGGTAGCTGCCACGTTCCTGTCGGTGGATTTGCAACGATCAACGAAGACATGTCAACGACACTTGTCGGATTCATTGGATCTGTTGATGGAGAGCAAATCTTACTCGAACGTGAATCAGGTCTGGATCCGATGCAACTTGGTCAAGATGTTGCCGAACGTTTGCTTGCTTCGGGTGGTCGTGAGATTCTCGCGACGCTTCCGGATGACTTATAA
- a CDS encoding glycosyltransferase family 2 protein — MSSETIQAIIEVLSWTVLIYMLLVIVFYSTLYLISAQMVRRQRFRRKESSYLPLMRSLYTRPVSILVPAYNEEYTIVSSVQALLALDYPEHEVLVINDGSKDGTMDELFRAYELEKEIQYPRILIGSKPIKQVYRSRIDSRLIVIDKENGGKADALNAGIDHSSYPYFCSLDADSILERDALLKVMKPIVESDEEVVATCGSIFLVNGCTIEGGEIVEIRTPKQRIVLMQMIEYFRAFLFGRLGLSRFNILLIVSGAFGLFQKNIVVQAGGYKEGLVGEDMELVVRLHRYMKENKLDKRIEYVPAPVCWTQAPESMEVLRSQRTRWHRGLAETLWTHKRMIGNPKYGSVGSVSMLYFFLIELLGPIVELIGYFIIPLNLLVGTLNFEFGIVLLVVALLYGSLLSAGAVLLEEWTMHRFKNVKELIRLYLWSLTESFWYRPILVFFKLGGLIQFLTGRGHWGQMERQRLEDVTEEKVG; from the coding sequence ATGTCGTCTGAGACAATCCAAGCCATTATTGAAGTCCTTTCATGGACTGTATTGATCTATATGCTACTCGTCATCGTGTTTTACTCGACGTTGTACTTGATTTCTGCTCAAATGGTTCGACGACAACGCTTCCGTCGAAAAGAGAGCTCGTATTTGCCACTGATGCGGTCACTCTATACACGCCCAGTCAGTATTCTTGTTCCAGCCTATAATGAAGAATACACGATCGTGTCGAGTGTTCAAGCATTACTTGCACTTGACTACCCGGAGCATGAGGTGCTCGTCATCAACGATGGTTCAAAAGACGGAACGATGGATGAACTGTTTCGTGCGTATGAGTTAGAAAAAGAAATTCAGTATCCACGTATCTTGATTGGTTCAAAACCAATCAAACAAGTCTATCGTTCGCGGATTGATAGTCGTTTGATCGTCATTGATAAAGAAAACGGCGGAAAGGCTGATGCCTTGAATGCCGGTATCGATCACTCGAGTTATCCGTATTTCTGTTCGCTCGACGCGGACTCGATTTTAGAGCGCGATGCTTTATTAAAAGTCATGAAGCCAATCGTTGAGTCAGATGAAGAAGTCGTCGCGACGTGTGGTTCGATTTTCCTCGTCAATGGTTGTACGATCGAAGGCGGCGAAATCGTCGAGATTCGAACACCAAAACAACGGATCGTCCTGATGCAGATGATCGAGTATTTCCGAGCATTCCTGTTCGGTCGCCTAGGACTCAGTCGTTTCAACATCTTATTGATCGTCTCCGGTGCGTTCGGCTTGTTCCAAAAGAACATCGTCGTGCAAGCGGGCGGATATAAAGAAGGACTTGTCGGTGAGGACATGGAGCTTGTCGTCCGATTACACCGCTACATGAAGGAAAACAAACTTGATAAACGAATCGAATATGTTCCGGCACCCGTTTGCTGGACACAGGCTCCAGAGTCGATGGAAGTGTTGCGTTCGCAACGGACACGTTGGCACCGTGGACTTGCTGAGACGCTATGGACTCATAAACGGATGATTGGTAATCCGAAATATGGTTCTGTTGGTAGTGTCTCGATGTTGTACTTCTTTTTGATTGAACTGCTCGGACCAATCGTCGAACTGATCGGTTATTTCATCATTCCGTTGAACCTGCTCGTTGGTACACTCAATTTTGAATTCGGGATTGTCTTACTCGTTGTCGCTTTACTCTATGGTTCCTTATTATCAGCGGGTGCCGTATTATTGGAAGAGTGGACGATGCATCGATTCAAGAACGTCAAGGAATTGATTCGTTTGTATCTATGGTCCTTAACCGAGTCGTTCTGGTACCGTCCGATTCTCGTCTTCTTCAAGTTAGGAGGATTGATTCAATTCTTGACGGGTCGCGGACACTGGGGACAGATGGAGCGCCAACGTCTTGAAGACGTCACCGAGGAAAAAGTCGGCTGA
- the hemB gene encoding porphobilinogen synthase — MNTLEYARHRRLRHTASLRSLVRENQLHKSDLIYPIFVAEGEDIKREVSSMPGVFNLSLDHLTAEIEEVVALGIESVILFGVPHDHLKDEQGSGAFHDHGIVQEATRLVKKVAPQLTVIADTCLCEYTSTGHCGIVADGTVDNDASLPLHVKTAISQARAGADVIAPSSMMDGFVAAIRQGLDENGFSHIPVMSYGVKYASAYYGPFRDAANSAPGEGDRKGYQMDPANRREAFREATADVDQGADFMIVKPALAFMDIIRDVRERIDLPIVAYNVSGEYAMVKAAALNGWIDEERIVLETMLGFKRAGADLIITYFAKDICRYLEGSK, encoded by the coding sequence ATGAACACATTAGAATACGCACGTCACCGTCGTTTACGTCATACCGCATCACTCCGGTCACTCGTCCGCGAGAATCAATTGCATAAATCGGATTTGATTTATCCAATCTTCGTCGCTGAAGGTGAAGATATCAAACGGGAAGTCAGCTCGATGCCTGGCGTCTTTAACTTATCACTCGATCACTTGACGGCTGAGATTGAAGAAGTCGTCGCACTTGGAATCGAATCGGTCATCTTATTCGGTGTTCCGCACGACCATTTAAAAGACGAGCAAGGATCAGGTGCGTTTCACGATCATGGGATCGTTCAAGAAGCGACACGTCTCGTTAAGAAGGTTGCTCCGCAGCTAACGGTCATTGCCGACACATGCTTATGTGAGTATACGTCGACGGGTCACTGTGGGATCGTCGCTGACGGTACGGTCGATAATGATGCATCATTACCGCTCCACGTCAAAACAGCGATCTCGCAAGCACGGGCTGGTGCTGACGTCATCGCTCCATCATCGATGATGGACGGATTCGTCGCAGCGATTCGCCAAGGGTTGGACGAGAACGGCTTTAGCCACATTCCTGTCATGAGCTACGGCGTTAAATATGCGTCTGCTTATTATGGTCCATTCCGCGATGCGGCAAACTCGGCACCGGGAGAAGGCGACCGGAAAGGCTATCAAATGGACCCAGCAAACCGTCGTGAAGCGTTCCGCGAAGCAACAGCGGACGTTGATCAAGGAGCTGACTTCATGATAGTCAAACCAGCACTCGCGTTCATGGACATCATTCGTGATGTGCGCGAGCGGATCGATTTACCGATCGTTGCGTATAACGTATCAGGTGAGTATGCCATGGTGAAAGCAGCAGCCTTGAACGGTTGGATCGACGAAGAACGAATCGTCCTTGAGACGATGCTTGGCTTTAAACGAGCAGGCGCTGATTTAATCATCACCTATTTCGCAAAAGACATTTGTCGTTACCTGGAGGGGTCGAAATGA
- a CDS encoding AI-2E family transporter, which translates to MELLRNKWFKALIWILVIFLVIWVGTKISFLFQPIRVMLALIFPPLIIAGIFYYFTLGIVDALQKRVKKRGLAVLIVLLGFITILTIAVASIGPILVEQVTDFATSIPTLVVELRDQTLNLRDQLMNNRFISTWVHENTDLFDKWTNEATSYIGTVFKSVSTSVGTIFGVISSTVLIIVLVPFILVYMLLDGYKFPDSVVKLLPKSYETETRKILHDMHVTVKHYVNGQVIVSICVGLMSLIGFFIADIQYALLLALFCTVTNIIPYLGPYIGAVPAVIVGFIDDPIKAVYAIITIVVAQQIESNLISPYVQGKTLKVHPLTIIIVLLVAGKIGGIIGVILAVPTYAVSKVVVQNIARIYRLRQQRLDVPDVTVSPESLK; encoded by the coding sequence GTGGAGTTATTACGAAACAAATGGTTTAAAGCATTAATCTGGATTTTAGTGATTTTTCTCGTCATCTGGGTTGGAACGAAAATCTCATTTTTATTCCAGCCGATTCGCGTCATGTTGGCACTGATCTTCCCGCCTCTGATCATCGCGGGGATCTTCTATTACTTTACGCTCGGTATCGTTGATGCGTTGCAAAAGCGGGTCAAGAAACGTGGACTTGCCGTGCTGATCGTCTTGCTTGGTTTCATTACGATTCTGACGATTGCCGTTGCGTCGATTGGACCGATTCTAGTCGAGCAGGTGACGGATTTTGCAACGAGTATTCCGACGCTCGTCGTCGAATTGCGTGATCAAACGTTAAATTTACGCGATCAGTTGATGAACAATCGTTTCATCTCGACATGGGTACATGAGAATACGGACTTGTTTGATAAGTGGACGAATGAAGCGACTTCGTATATCGGTACGGTCTTTAAGTCCGTCTCGACGTCTGTTGGAACGATTTTCGGTGTCATCTCTTCGACCGTCTTAATCATCGTCTTAGTACCGTTCATCTTAGTCTACATGCTGCTCGATGGTTACAAGTTTCCAGACTCCGTCGTGAAATTGTTGCCGAAAAGCTATGAGACGGAAACACGTAAAATCTTGCACGACATGCATGTGACAGTGAAGCATTATGTCAACGGACAGGTCATCGTTTCGATCTGTGTCGGTCTTATGTCATTGATCGGCTTCTTTATCGCAGACATTCAATATGCATTATTGCTTGCCTTATTCTGTACGGTCACGAATATCATTCCGTATCTCGGACCTTACATCGGTGCTGTTCCGGCAGTCATCGTCGGTTTCATCGACGATCCGATCAAAGCGGTTTACGCGATCATCACGATCGTCGTCGCACAGCAAATCGAATCGAACTTGATCTCGCCTTATGTTCAAGGGAAAACGCTCAAGGTCCATCCGTTAACGATCATCATCGTGTTACTCGTTGCTGGAAAAATTGGCGGCATCATCGGTGTCATCTTAGCGGTTCCGACCTATGCAGTCTCGAAGGTCGTCGTTCAGAACATCGCCCGGATCTACCGTTTACGTCAGCAACGTCTCGACGTACCAGACGTGACGGTGTCACCTGAATCATTGAAGTAA